Proteins from a genomic interval of Gossypium hirsutum isolate 1008001.06 chromosome A09, Gossypium_hirsutum_v2.1, whole genome shotgun sequence:
- the LOC107936081 gene encoding membrane steroid-binding protein 2, whose amino-acid sequence MGLQLWETLKEAITAYTGLSPATFFTVVALLWAIYYVVTGLFGSSDDHHQRSRAFEEQMELLPPPIQLGEISEEELKQYDGSDPKKPLLMAIKGQIYDVSQSRMFYGPGGPYALFAGRDASRALAKMSFEEQDLTGYISGLGPFELDALQDWEYKFMSKYVKVGTIKKTVAVTGGDNGNGEASWTTEGDAKPAGDGSSQNAVAGTDAKEE is encoded by the exons ATGGGTTTGCAACTATGGGAGACTTTGAAGGAGGCAATAACGGCTTATACGGGTCTATCTCCGGCCACTTTCTTCACGGTTGTTGCTCTGTTGTGGGCCATTTACTATGTAGTAACGGGTCTATTCGGGTCGTCCGATGATCACCATCAACGTTCCAGGGCTTTTGAGGAGCAGATGGAGCTGCTCCCACCTCCGATTCAGCTAGGCGAAATTTCCGAGGAGGAACTTAAACAGTATGATGGGTCGGATCCCAAGAAGCCACTCCTTATGGCCATCAAGGGTCAGATTTATGATGTTTCTCAAAGCAg AATGTTTTATGGACCTGGTGGACCTTATGCATTGTTTGCTGGAAGGGATGCTAGCAGAGCTCTTGCAAAGATGTCTTTTGAAGAACAAGATTTAACCGGGTACATATCGGGTCTTGGTCCATTCGAATTGGATGCTTTGCAAGATTGGGAATATAAGTTTATGAGCAAATATGTAAAGGTTGGAACCATCAAGAAGACAGTTGCAGTAACCGGAGGGGATAATGGAAATGGTGAAGCCTCGTGGACTACCGAGGGCGATGCTAAGCCAGCTGGAGATGGTTCATCACAAAATGCAGTTGCTGGAACTGATGCTAAGGAGGAGTGA